In Carassius carassius chromosome 27, fCarCar2.1, whole genome shotgun sequence, the sequence ATCAACACAAAGTCTTTACGCTGGTTACACTGGAGCACTGATCTTGTTGGCTTAAGACCAACACTGAAACCAGAATTAAACCGGGGTTGTTGACGTTAATAATAAGCCTTGTGGGAGACGAACGTTTTGCAAAACGCCatcatcaccacacacacacacacaagtttgaACTCACTTCCTCAAACAAACTGACCCATTTCACCTGGACGCTTGCAGAGAAACTGTGTTTTATATGTGCACATTCATATTTGCATTTGTATCATATTACACACTTCAAATAAGTCTCttacagaatataaataatattctgTAACCCGATGCTTACTACGAAACTGCATGATTGACGTAGACACCCAGTCGACCAATCAAATACCTCTGTGACGCGTCCCTTTAAACGTACTTTGAGATGTAGGCCTACAGTAATTCGTTAGTTCACAACATTTGTAAAGTCGACCATCAGCAGAGGGCGATAATGTGATATGATGGCAGTTTCATAACTGGGTCATTCCTGTTATACAGTGACTTTTATGTCccaatgatttatttaatcatattttctctAAAATGAGTCACATAGGCTATAAGATTTggcttaaattgtatatttaggtCTTCTTCACCACTTAAACAGGGATAATAGAAATTATggatactattttgtattttacacacattttcattgatatatgcataatatatcgtaaaatgattaaaaacaaacctcaaaatttgttttaattacgTTATAGACTAGGCTAAACTGCCTCTAATCATACATATAAATCAAgagaaaataaagtattttctttttttttttacaattttttaaaattctCTTTACCGTGTCCCTGAAGTCGTTTTCCACCCTGTTAGTACATACTTTCTCTCCTTCCAAAACTGACTGCAATATCATTGAGACCATTTTATAGAagtgacataatttttttttcccactAGAATTCATCTGTACAAACTGAGGTAAACTTCAACTCTCactcttaactttttttttagtttttgaaatgtTATCCTGCTTGTCCCACCCTTAAAGGGTACAtaccatacacagtttcacctaatctcatgttaatcttgagtacctatagagtagtactgcatccttcatatatccaaaaagtctttagttttaaaatatttataaaagaaaaatacagctttccgattctttctgGGAAAaaccgagctcctggaggcgtgcagtgggcggagctataataaTGATGTTTCATGttatttccattaacatatattcacttatgtgctgatttccaacaaaatacagaaatctgatgcaattgtacttacatgaatggggtcttttatcactggGATAGCTACATGTTTTAATAGCCAACGATGAGCAgatccagcgtcgacttgggccttgtttataaaacattagtcactcaaatgaccagaacacaaaggcactacactccgttgctgccccggaaaaacaaactgcatccactgttcatgtaacgctgggttcttggggaagctgaacacggtaaactttccctcacatccaaaaacgcacttatttggaggcattctcgaacaaatcctatgcagcgctgccgacgattttgaagcACGTTGATGTGTGTGGTcttgctctcctctggtcaatgtgtgtgcgTGGGGCACCTTTCCGGGAGAAATGCTCACATAAGGAGTTCCactctcgtctacgtcattagatccatgatCGAAAAAAAactgccgaaacttgtaccaacccagaagtaagattttcggcacagaaattctctgtcattcttctaaattattttttaaaactttggccatgtttagcatgagaatccatctctttaacactttGAACAattctgaatacacgaaacaccattgtaccccccctttaAAGTTCCACCCTGTTAGGCTATATTATGGAGAATGTTTGTCctatcaaaaaaatgtaaaaataaatctgacaTAGTTATAAAAGTTCTGTTAATCTGTTGAAGGTTAGCTAGCTAAATGTTGATCACTCAATGAGCTATGGCTAACTTAGCTAAAAATTTTCCACCATGTTAGGTCTATAAACCTAACAGGGTGGAATGTGCAACTAACAGGGTGGAAATTCTATTAGAATAAATAgtatttagtgtatatatatatatatatatatatatatatatatatatataagatactgTGCAAGAATCCCTTAAGTTCCCAGGTCACTGGTACAGAACTTGATCTTGGAGGTGAAAAGAAAAAGACCCGCTATTAACGAACCTGTTAACACTGGTGTTCTACCCTGTTATGCTCCTTTCGACCCTGTTAAAcaagacattttaaataataatgtcaTAGCAACGTTAAATGTTTGGCAtacttttgtcttattttgtgaggtgaggagcactaacagcatatatatgtttttaaacaatttgtttttattatttacaacccTATTGGCAAAAATTGCCACAAAAAGTAGCTGTTCTTAATAATTAAGACATATTCTATTCatcaataattgttttgttattgtttttaaaataaaaataataatatggcatAAGGGACATATCCAAGAAAAGCTCattattgtttaacatttacattattaacatattgtgatAACTATACATATTGTGATAATCATTTGTTATGTCCCTAACAGGGTGGAATATTTTCATGGCCAGTGTCTGAACAATCTacccataattattatttttagtccCCAAGCTTGACCAAAATCCATTCCTAATAGTTAAACATGTCACTATTTTGGTAGAATGCAAAAAACATAAAAGCCATGTAACTTTTTTTCCAACACTTATGAAGTCAAAATGTTACCGCATACCAGGAATGACCCAACTACAGCGGAGCTCTACTCATGAAATGAAGTAGGCCTACAATGATTATGACATTACACAGAGAAGTATATGACAGAAGATGCACACTTCTGATAAAATGCAAATCAAAGCAGCTTTgttgattgtatttattattattattattattattattattattattattattattattattgtttttattgctgctgataaaaaaaagtgttaaagcatccttaaatgttttgtttcttttagaTATCAGTCATAAACAACCATTACAAGGTGCTTATACAGATTTGTCTTTGTAATTAATCATGTTACAATTATTAACATATCTCAACATCTAAATGGATATTAtaaatttatgtatgtgtgtgagtttcAGTAGAGGAAAGAtcaagaaagattttttttactgtttgtgaGCATGTGTTTTGGTTTGTGTGTTTTagctcagtggttctcaactgcaAATAATGAAAGGTGCATTCACACTATGTTGAAATGACTGTTATTATTTACTGTAAGGACATAATATAGTTAGCACAGAGTTGGATAAGTAATGTCTAATATATAAtagcccaaagtatacttcaaCTTTATGCATACTGCATAGATAATGTCCATACCATAGTACACACTTACTGACAGATTTTCTAAAGTCTTATTTCGAAGGTTGGGGCTTCAGGGTCACATTTTTGTCGGCCATATAAGGCTGTCTCATTCAAGAAAACATattgcaaaataagaaaaaaattacattcaagTCAATTTAGACACTGGACAAAGCTTAaatttatcaatttttttaatcaaaaaatatactttcaaaggCTACACATTCAGCTATatgcatacagtaaatatttgCATCACAACTGAGGTCTACTTTGGGCATTAAAGGGATGGTTTACTCAGACATtttaaaattgtgtcattaattactcactgtCATTTCGTTCCCGTAAGAGTTCATCttagaaacacaaatgaagatatttttgatgaaatccgagagctttctagaCAGCGACACAACTGACATGTCCTGacatgtccagaaagttaataaggacattgttaaaatagttcatgtgacatcagacaAATGAACATGCATGCATAGTACTCTTGTGAACGCTTTTcgaagactgacacagaagacaTTTCACAAATTATTCTTgtagtattcttgtagcttcataaaagaGCGATTAAACCATTGATGTCACTTGGAcaattttaatgatgtctttagGCCTTTAAcatggtagttgtgttgctgCTTATGGAGGGattagaaagctctcggatttcatccaaaatatttttatttagtgttccaaagatgaatgaaggtcttacaggtttggaacgacatgagggtgagtaattaatgacagaatattcattttttggtgaactaactaTGTGAACAGCTTCTAGTAGAACATCCAGGACAGGCTGTCATCAAGTAATTATGGTAATTAAAACATGGTAATTAAAACCAGTCAAGAACCACTGTTTTAGTGTCTTAATGAGCAGGAGCTCTTGAATCTCGGGCAAATATCTCTCGTATGGTGAGTTCTCGCTCACACAGCGGTTGTCCTCGGTATCTGATGTATCTTGCTTTTCGGGCCGCGGCCAGTGCCTGGGCAAAGTTTGGTAACGTGTGAACTGTTCTTAAATGTCCATCCGGAGCCAGCATCTCAGAGGGGAATGAGACAGGAGAGGACGGACACCTATTCCCATGTATCTCAGATCCACTTTCATTAACTTTCTCTCGTTCCCTTAACAGCATCCATTCCCTGTCTTTTTGGCTGTCTTTTTCTCTGTCCCTAACTATGTCCATGTGGGCCCCTCTGTTTCTGTCCTGTTCTCCATCCATATCTCTCTCCTTGCTCTCCTCTCTTTCTGTATCTGTGCTCGTAGCGGTGAGAGAGGTGACAAGCTGCTGTTTTAGGTCTGGCAGACAGAGCGTCTCAAAGGAGTGTTCTGCCCTTTTCTCCCCATTGCTCATAAACTCCTGAACACGAGCCTGCAGGGAAGAGGACCTGGAGAGATTGAGGAGTGATAGAGaaaaataattacttaaaatgTTAAAGTCAGCAGCAGCCTGCATAAAATGACATCCTGACAATGCTAATTGGCTTCACAATGACATACTCAGGATTATTTTGCAGTCTACATCTTCATTGCTCAACTTTTAAAATCAGAAAGTTGCTTTTTTCCCTTATAAGAGGCTAACTGGGCCATTCTAACAAGCTAACCCTTGACTCCTTGGTTTTCACAAATATTAAGGGCATGTTTGACAGGATTTACACTTAGCAACATCAACTGACTTCTCTATCTGGGTAACCGATCAggggtgcatttctcaaaagctAACTATGATAGTAAGTAAGTTCCATTGAACTCtattgaaagtgaaaaagtgaaagtgaagtgacattcagccaagtatggtgacccatactcagaatttgtgctctgcatttaacccatccgaaatgcacacacacagagcagtgaacacacacacacactgtgagcacacacccggagcagtgggcagccatttatactgcagcgcccggggagcagttgggggttcgatgccttgctcaagggcacctaagtcgtggtattgaaggtggagagagaactgtacatgcactccccccacccacaattcctgccggcccgggactcgaactcacaacctttcgattgggagtccgactttctaaccattaggccatgacttccccactattggtaatgatggaacttgtgaccatagttgcttttgggaagcGCACTTCAGATCTGTCTTTTTTCTGACATGCTGTTCGGATGACATTCTCATCAGTTTACACTTGTCTTTTCAATGTGTATGTATGTGGAAAACATCTGGATACAGGTCGCATGTCAATGACAAATTTACACACAGCCTTCATGTGAGTTTTACAAGttttaaaaatgtctgttttaCTACTACTAAGTAGACAGAAATTGTTCTTGGATGTCCCGAATTGCTTCCAGTAGGCATAGCAAATATGGCTACAGAGTGAACCGACTTTCCTTGAAATGGACTTTCATAACCACCAATAAGAGTTTAATACTCTCAGCCCAGCAAAAAAACAGCTAGCACATTCAGTCTGGGTCTTCTTATTAACTTTCAGTCAGGATGATGCCACAGAAGACACCTAGCTTTGTAGGTATTGGACAACCTGGCAGTTCTCTAGGTTTTGGCACAGAAATATTGTCTTACTCAACAGACAATGTCACCACAGTTATTCTCAGGACATTTTCAATGTCAGGATCGTCTTTCACTTCTACCGTCATTCTTTTAGCAGTTTTTGTTTTTCCAGCATTCAATTAGAAGAACATTAAGACAAGTCCTAAATGCACAGCTAACAAACCATTACACAGCTAAAAGATGGATGAATGCATTACTATCAGGAACTCAAGTTCACTTTAGTTTCCTGTGACAGTATGACTGACACAGCATGAGGTTAGATGTTTTGATCAGATGAGAAAGTTCAGACAGGCACGTTGGCTTCATGGCAGTTTTGCGGCAGTTTGCTGTCTGTGTCCAGCGAGCACTGATTGGATGGACTAGGTCATGTCAGGACAGTGCTCATCTCTTCAACCTGCCACACTAGACAGCAGTTGCAAACGCTCAGAGAGAGACTGTTAATTTGTTGCAGCTTGGCAAAGGGTGGTATGATGGAAAAGAAAATGAGCTGAGAAGAGTGTAATCCCAAAGGTTAAATGAGGCACCGGCTATTTGTGACATGATGATGCTCTTTTTTTGTCTGCATTTAATCATTTGTTCAATGCATCTgtctcatagactgtataaaaacaggtctcAATGAtagtaaatgcattaattaacctTAACTTATAAACGAGCAATGCATTTGTTAAACTATTTATTAATCCTTTTCAACATTTAATAATGGAAATGCAACTTTTTACTGTTAGTTCAT encodes:
- the LOC132107316 gene encoding uncharacterized protein LOC132107316, whose protein sequence is MRRGDWLPWPGEAQRRDERRAEARLAEGLQRLDQAKHYHLNTLAREQRRLHRDLISIKTGNPWKRGLQSLGLRPSNHDVVRPAASYKRTLLPIIPMAGKEIDSHRSSSLQARVQEFMSNGEKRAEHSFETLCLPDLKQQLVTSLTATSTDTEREESKERDMDGEQDRNRGAHMDIVRDREKDSQKDREWMLLREREKVNESGSEIHGNRCPSSPVSFPSEMLAPDGHLRTVHTLPNFAQALAAARKARYIRYRGQPLCERELTIREIFARDSRAPAH